A region from the Aquimarina sp. ERC-38 genome encodes:
- a CDS encoding YceI family protein, whose product MKNFIKNIGLFTLVVLLLSAYNTLDIETKDIDVKNSKVVWKGYKVTGSHEGTIAIQSGSLEFTDQVLTGGKVIIDMTSIDCTDLTDENKGKLEGHLKSDDFFGVEKYNTASLVFTEVKPKGKNAYSVIGDLTIKSTTQPVTFEISVYGNKATTNLKIDRTQYDVKYGSASFFDGLKDKAIYDEFDLVADLEF is encoded by the coding sequence ATGAAAAATTTTATTAAAAACATAGGACTTTTTACGCTAGTAGTACTTTTATTATCTGCTTACAACACTTTGGACATAGAAACAAAAGATATTGATGTAAAAAATAGTAAAGTAGTATGGAAAGGTTACAAAGTTACCGGATCACATGAAGGAACAATTGCTATCCAATCAGGGTCTCTTGAATTTACAGACCAGGTTTTAACCGGAGGTAAGGTGATCATAGATATGACTAGCATTGATTGTACGGATCTTACCGATGAAAATAAAGGAAAACTGGAAGGACATTTAAAATCAGATGACTTTTTTGGAGTAGAGAAATATAATACCGCCAGTTTGGTATTTACTGAGGTGAAACCAAAAGGAAAAAATGCATATTCAGTCATTGGGGATCTTACTATTAAAAGCACTACGCAGCCTGTGACATTTGAGATATCTGTTTACGGGAATAAAGCCACGACAAATTTAAAAATTGACCGAACTCAATATGATGTTAAATATGGCTCTGCAAGTTTTTTTGACGGACTTAAGGATAAAGCTATTTATGATGAATTTGACCTGGTTGCAGATTTAGAATTTTAA
- a CDS encoding acyltransferase family protein, which produces MLTNLQAFRFIFAVFVFASHLNYVIPEYSTVWKCLYRYIFREGFIGVTFFFMLSGYILAYRYYDSFQQQNFSFTIFLNRRIARLLPVYYLSLLIALPLTFSEFLDGDRIFYFKKLATNLFLLQSYIPVSDYYFSFNGVSWSISTELFFYLCFPGVFYMLLRVKKLIPLALSIVAIILLLGLIFFYFPNAYYWLYISPFTRIADFSIGIIAFLVSKKFQIFKFITNSSKREYLALGIGFVFLCVQPFVHENFKLSVYYWCPMFIILLVFGDSQGAITKRLAHPLWQYLGSLSFSFYLIHHTFFKYYQTYIGHKELFLSTGIVVLLLFLISLLSSAFLYHFIEEPARKLLRK; this is translated from the coding sequence ATGTTAACCAATTTACAAGCCTTCCGATTTATTTTTGCTGTCTTTGTTTTTGCCAGTCATCTAAATTATGTAATCCCGGAATACAGTACCGTATGGAAATGCTTATACCGCTATATTTTTAGAGAAGGTTTTATAGGGGTTACCTTCTTCTTTATGTTAAGCGGCTATATTTTGGCTTATCGATACTACGATTCGTTTCAACAACAAAACTTTTCCTTTACCATTTTTTTAAACCGAAGAATTGCCCGATTGTTACCAGTTTATTACTTAAGTCTGCTTATTGCCCTCCCTCTGACTTTTTCAGAATTTTTAGATGGAGACCGTATTTTTTATTTTAAGAAATTAGCCACTAATCTTTTTCTACTTCAAAGTTATATCCCTGTAAGTGATTATTATTTTTCTTTTAACGGGGTTTCCTGGAGTATTTCAACCGAATTATTTTTTTATCTATGCTTTCCGGGAGTATTTTACATGCTACTTCGGGTTAAAAAATTAATACCTCTAGCTCTAAGTATTGTTGCAATTATTCTTCTATTAGGGCTTATCTTCTTTTATTTTCCCAATGCGTATTACTGGCTTTATATTTCACCTTTTACTCGTATTGCAGATTTTAGTATAGGTATTATTGCATTTTTAGTAAGTAAAAAGTTTCAGATTTTTAAATTCATTACTAATAGTTCAAAGAGAGAATACTTGGCACTGGGTATTGGTTTCGTCTTTTTATGCGTTCAGCCCTTTGTCCATGAAAATTTTAAGCTTTCTGTATACTATTGGTGTCCTATGTTTATAATTTTACTGGTATTCGGGGATTCTCAAGGAGCAATTACTAAAAGGTTAGCACATCCTTTATGGCAATACCTGGGTTCTTTAAGTTTTTCCTTTTATCTGATACACCACACTTTTTTTAAGTATTACCAAACTTATATAGGTCATAAAGAATTGTTTCTTTCTACAGGAATTGTGGTTTTACTTCTTTTTTTGATTAGTTTATTAAGTAGTGCGTTCTTGTACCATTTTATAGAAGAACCTGCTCGTAAATTATTGCGGAAATAA
- a CDS encoding zinc-dependent peptidase — protein MNMQGVFISFQNANEPVSIVSQLFGIIAVLSVSSICIFFFLKYLEYLYVRYYKKPVFVHFYPIQKKIPKAYKNYLSENKFYVRLSKKEKRYFEHRLTKFLKATRFVGREGLLINDKKRVQVAAIVIQLTFGMRNYMLDYVETIILYPTSFYSILNKTKNNGEFNPRSRALALSWEHFNNGKWHPEEGVNLGIHEITHALHYDAMKSSNISSELFYDTFLELEQYLSSKKVRTDIVDTKILREYAYTDKFEFLAVLIEVFMETPEKLKKKLPVVYAYVVQMLNFRYFET, from the coding sequence ATGAACATGCAGGGGGTTTTTATAAGTTTTCAGAATGCCAATGAACCTGTATCTATAGTTTCACAATTATTCGGAATTATTGCCGTATTAAGTGTATCCAGTATTTGTATTTTCTTTTTTTTAAAATATTTGGAATATTTATATGTACGCTACTATAAAAAACCTGTATTTGTACATTTTTATCCAATACAAAAGAAAATTCCTAAAGCTTATAAGAACTATTTATCTGAAAATAAATTTTACGTTCGCTTATCCAAAAAGGAGAAAAGATATTTTGAACACCGCTTAACCAAATTTTTAAAAGCAACTCGATTTGTAGGTAGGGAAGGCTTGCTTATCAATGATAAAAAACGGGTGCAGGTAGCAGCAATTGTGATTCAACTTACCTTTGGGATGCGCAATTATATGCTGGATTATGTAGAGACCATTATTTTATATCCAACTTCATTTTATTCTATTTTAAATAAAACTAAAAATAACGGAGAATTTAATCCCAGGTCAAGAGCCCTGGCCCTTTCATGGGAACACTTTAATAACGGAAAGTGGCATCCGGAAGAAGGAGTAAATCTGGGAATTCATGAAATCACCCATGCTTTACATTATGACGCTATGAAAAGTAGTAATATCAGCTCCGAACTATTTTATGACACCTTCCTGGAACTGGAGCAGTATTTATCTTCAAAAAAGGTGCGAACAGATATTGTGGACACAAAAATTCTACGGGAGTATGCCTATACAGACAAATTCGAGTTTCTAGCAGTACTTATAGAAGTTTTTATGGAAACGCCCGAAAAACTAAAAAAGAAATTACCGGTAGTCTATGCATATGTAGTTCAAATGCTTAATTTTCGATATTTTGAAACATGA
- a CDS encoding Bax inhibitor-1 family protein — protein MDTTKQIVPVNELSTEGRVAFYKKTYTHLAMAVLLFIIVEWAFFQSETIVNFAFSMTQGWRWLLMLGGFMLATSYAERLAHSTHNINQQYLGLLVYVIAEAFIFIPLIGIAMMVSSESGANILNQAALLTLSLFTGLSAIVLITKKEFSFLKSALTIGFFIAIGLIVAGMLFGFNLGLWFSAGMVILASGTILYQTSNIVHKYSEDQYVGASLGLFASLMLLFWYILSILSRFSGD, from the coding sequence ATGGATACCACAAAGCAAATAGTTCCTGTAAACGAACTTTCTACCGAAGGAAGAGTCGCTTTTTATAAGAAAACATACACCCACCTGGCAATGGCTGTACTATTATTTATCATTGTAGAGTGGGCCTTTTTTCAATCCGAAACCATTGTTAACTTTGCCTTTTCTATGACTCAGGGCTGGAGATGGCTATTGATGTTAGGAGGCTTTATGTTGGCCACTTCCTATGCAGAACGTTTGGCACACAGTACGCATAATATAAATCAACAGTACCTTGGATTATTAGTCTATGTAATTGCCGAAGCTTTTATTTTTATTCCTTTAATTGGAATTGCCATGATGGTATCTTCTGAAAGTGGGGCAAATATATTAAATCAGGCGGCCTTACTTACGCTTTCTTTATTTACCGGATTATCTGCGATCGTGCTGATTACTAAAAAGGAATTTTCTTTTTTAAAATCTGCACTTACCATTGGTTTCTTTATTGCCATCGGATTGATTGTTGCCGGAATGCTTTTTGGTTTTAATCTGGGCTTATGGTTTAGTGCCGGGATGGTTATCTTAGCTTCCGGAACAATTTTATACCAAACTTCTAATATTGTACACAAATACAGCGAAGATCAATACGTAGGTGCTTCCTTAGGTCTGTTTGCTTCGCTAATGTTATTATTCTGGTATATTTTAAGTATTCTATCCAGATTTAGCGGAGATTAG
- a CDS encoding YpdA family putative bacillithiol disulfide reductase, with protein MKTFDIVIVGGGPIGIACGLEAKKKGLSYVIIEKGPITNSLFNYPKNMQFFSSSEKLELDAIPFISKEAKPKRDEALEYYRRIVTSNNLNIHLFEEVIEVTKQTREFLIHTNKDQYTASFVIIATGFYDIPNRLQVPGEELPKVSHYYDDPHFYAKQKLAVVGASNSAVDAALECYRKGAEVTMIVRGPQIGERVKYWVKPDIENRIKEGSITAYFHTEVKEVTKNELILLDTSTQKSFTIANDYVLALTGYRPNFTFLQNMGIHLSTDGKKHPAYNPETMESNVENLFLAGVICGGMDTHVWFIENSRVHAQMILDTITSKKEVEVKV; from the coding sequence ATGAAAACCTTTGACATTGTTATTGTAGGTGGTGGCCCCATTGGTATTGCTTGTGGGCTGGAAGCCAAAAAGAAAGGATTATCCTATGTAATTATAGAAAAAGGACCTATTACCAATTCGCTCTTTAATTATCCTAAGAACATGCAGTTTTTCTCCTCTTCAGAAAAACTGGAGCTGGATGCCATCCCTTTTATCAGTAAGGAAGCGAAACCTAAAAGAGATGAAGCTTTAGAATACTACCGAAGAATTGTGACTTCTAATAATTTAAATATTCATCTATTCGAAGAGGTGATTGAAGTTACAAAACAAACCAGGGAGTTTTTAATACATACTAATAAAGATCAGTATACGGCAAGCTTTGTAATTATTGCTACCGGTTTTTATGATATTCCGAATCGTTTACAAGTTCCCGGAGAAGAATTACCTAAAGTTTCGCATTATTATGATGACCCTCATTTTTATGCGAAACAGAAATTAGCGGTGGTAGGTGCCAGTAATTCTGCGGTAGATGCGGCTTTAGAATGCTATCGAAAAGGTGCGGAAGTTACCATGATTGTACGTGGCCCTCAAATTGGTGAACGGGTAAAATATTGGGTAAAACCGGATATTGAAAACCGAATTAAGGAAGGAAGCATTACAGCTTATTTTCATACGGAAGTTAAAGAGGTCACAAAAAACGAACTGATTCTGCTGGATACTTCTACTCAAAAAAGCTTTACTATTGCTAATGATTACGTACTGGCACTAACCGGATACCGACCTAATTTTACATTCCTGCAAAACATGGGCATTCACCTTTCTACCGACGGTAAAAAACATCCCGCCTATAACCCGGAAACCATGGAATCCAACGTTGAAAATTTATTTTTAGCGGGAGTAATTTGCGGAGGAATGGATACGCATGTTTGGTTTATAGAGAATTCAAGGGTACATGCGCAGATGATTCTGGATACGATAACTTCTAAGAAGGAGGTTGAGGTGAAGGTTTAG
- the rpe gene encoding ribulose-phosphate 3-epimerase has product MTKIAPSVLAADFANLQRDIEMVNRSEADWFHVDIMDGVFVPNISFGMPVLEAITRYAKKTIDVHLMITDPDRYIGTFAALGSDILTVHYEACPHLHRSLQAIKKEGMQAGVALNPHTPVSLLTDIIKDIDLVCIMSVNPGFGGQSFIENTFTKVEALKELILKKNATTQIEIDGGVTDENALQLKKAGADVLVAGSFVFKSADPIATIQELKKFTAV; this is encoded by the coding sequence ATGACAAAAATTGCTCCTTCTGTATTAGCGGCTGATTTTGCTAATTTACAACGTGATATTGAAATGGTAAACCGGAGTGAAGCCGATTGGTTTCATGTTGATATTATGGACGGTGTTTTTGTTCCTAATATCTCCTTTGGAATGCCGGTTTTAGAAGCTATCACCCGATATGCTAAGAAAACTATAGACGTTCATCTAATGATTACGGATCCGGACCGTTATATCGGTACTTTTGCTGCATTGGGTAGTGACATATTAACTGTACATTATGAGGCTTGTCCCCATTTACACCGAAGCTTACAGGCTATAAAAAAAGAAGGAATGCAGGCAGGGGTTGCTTTAAATCCGCATACCCCCGTATCGTTATTAACTGATATTATTAAGGATATTGACCTGGTTTGCATAATGAGCGTTAATCCCGGATTTGGCGGACAATCTTTTATAGAAAATACGTTCACAAAAGTGGAAGCTCTTAAAGAACTGATCCTTAAAAAAAATGCAACAACACAAATTGAAATTGACGGAGGTGTTACTGATGAGAATGCTTTGCAGTTAAAAAAAGCAGGAGCTGATGTCTTAGTAGCTGGTAGTTTTGTATTTAAAAGTGCAGATCCTATTGCTACCATTCAAGAACTTAAAAAATTTACGGCAGTATGA
- a CDS encoding BLUF domain-containing protein: MPEPTKKTISYVSTAHSYLSSLNLENLFTYSRERNMANCIDGILLFSEGNFFQIIEGERNKVNQLYARIEKDHRHHNLIKFIDKPTRTLHFSEYDCLFATAKKNHNSYEELCQFIELEKSNAPKEFVKYEYLIHNFLK; this comes from the coding sequence ATGCCAGAACCTACCAAAAAAACAATAAGCTACGTTAGTACTGCGCATTCTTATCTCTCCAGTTTGAATTTAGAAAACTTATTTACCTATTCCAGAGAACGTAATATGGCTAATTGTATTGATGGTATTCTACTCTTTTCAGAAGGTAACTTTTTTCAGATTATTGAAGGAGAACGTAATAAAGTAAATCAACTATACGCCAGAATAGAAAAGGATCACAGGCATCACAATTTGATTAAATTTATAGACAAACCTACCAGGACACTTCATTTTTCGGAGTACGATTGTTTATTTGCAACAGCAAAAAAGAATCATAACAGCTATGAGGAACTGTGCCAATTTATAGAATTGGAAAAATCAAACGCCCCTAAAGAATTCGTAAAATATGAATACTTAATCCATAATTTTTTAAAATAA
- a CDS encoding sigma-70 family RNA polymerase sigma factor — protein sequence MRQLKITKQVTNRETASLDKYLQEIGKVDLITADEEVELAQRIKAGDERALEKLTKANLRFVVSVAKQYQNQGLTLPDLINEGNLGLIKAAKRFDETRGFKFISYAVWWIRQSILQALAEQSRIVRLPLNKIGSINKINKTYAFLEQSHERPPSAEEIAKELDMTINDVKESMKNSGRHVSMDAPLVEGEDSNLYDVLNSGESPNPDRSLLHESLRTEIERALETLTPREADVIRLYFGLGDQHPMTLEEIGETFDLTRERVRQIKEKAIRRLKHTSRSKILKTYLG from the coding sequence ATGAGACAGCTAAAGATTACAAAGCAGGTTACCAACCGGGAAACTGCATCCCTGGATAAATATCTACAAGAGATTGGGAAGGTAGACCTGATTACGGCTGATGAAGAAGTAGAATTAGCACAGCGTATTAAAGCTGGTGATGAACGTGCTTTAGAAAAACTAACAAAAGCGAATTTACGTTTTGTAGTATCGGTAGCCAAACAATATCAAAATCAGGGATTAACACTTCCGGATTTAATCAATGAAGGGAACCTAGGTCTGATTAAAGCTGCAAAGCGATTTGATGAAACCCGAGGTTTTAAATTTATATCCTACGCCGTATGGTGGATCAGACAATCTATCTTACAGGCATTGGCAGAACAATCCAGAATTGTTCGTCTACCTTTAAATAAAATTGGGTCTATTAATAAAATTAATAAAACCTATGCTTTTTTAGAACAATCTCATGAACGTCCGCCAAGTGCAGAAGAGATTGCAAAAGAGTTGGATATGACCATTAACGATGTTAAGGAATCCATGAAAAATTCAGGACGCCATGTAAGTATGGATGCTCCTCTTGTAGAAGGTGAAGATTCTAATCTATACGATGTTTTAAATTCTGGTGAATCACCTAATCCTGATCGTTCTTTATTACATGAATCTTTACGGACAGAAATTGAAAGAGCTCTGGAAACCCTTACCCCCAGAGAAGCAGATGTAATTCGGTTATATTTTGGATTAGGAGATCAACATCCGATGACCCTCGAAGAAATCGGAGAAACCTTTGATCTGACCCGTGAAAGAGTTCGGCAAATTAAAGAGAAGGCAATCAGACGTTTAAAGCATACTTCACGTAGTAAAATTTTAAAAACTTATTTAGGCTAA